Proteins encoded in a region of the Pelobates fuscus isolate aPelFus1 chromosome 11, aPelFus1.pri, whole genome shotgun sequence genome:
- the NKG7 gene encoding protein NKG7 has protein sequence MLCGNVIGIAGSSLSFVLLFTGILTDFWLVNFGVGLTHEGLWQICSKDFCAKIEGIRYIEATRALLIISMSFLIFAMLSSCLSFKNFSIGKITCALIAALMEFLAVLFLITGMSVYTGETAYRVNNNSYNYQWSFYLCWTATLTTLTAGISHVLAHKVSPQPGYESV, from the exons ATGTTGTGCGGCAATGTCATCGGGATTGCTGGATCCAGCCTCAGTTTCGTTTTACTGTTCACTGGAATCCTGACGGACTTCTGGCTGGTCAATTTTGGTGTAGGACTGACCCATGAAGGCCTCTGGCAGATCTGTTCCAAAGATTTCTGCGCCAAAATCGAAGGAATAA GGTATATTGAAGCCACCCGTGCGCTCCTGATCATCTCCATGTCTTTCCTTATATTTGCAATGCTGTCTTCTTGCCTATCATTCAAGAACTTTTCCATTGGAAAAATCACCTGTGCCCTGATAGCTGCTCTCATGGAATTTTTAGCAG TCCTTTTCCTTATCACTGGGATGTCAGTCTACACGGGGGAGACAGCATATCGAGTCAATAACAACTCCTATAATTACCAATGGTCATTCTACCTGTGCTGGACTGCGACTCTAACAACTCTGACAGCAG gaaTTTCCCATGTCTTGGCACATAAGGTTTCCCCGCAACCTGGATATGAATCGGTCTGA
- the LOC134576747 gene encoding uncharacterized protein LOC134576747 gives MNNQRLPDNYQTPVRPSVQRAVHEAQSQMAAARSSAQSGSSPVSVFGMIRTTENQFGGRSNSTVSPNSNACNLEHEADFQTSTSRNSAAHLNCGPRCTFCIKNREHDNSGGITNSITLLNPSSSSIFGVIRTAEGCLESSANRDTSPNSSTSSIDSERDVDQPTEKLPPPKDIDLRESQNESEVKASNSKLQVRGGKKKRLARQQPLSQPHRYPKRNRKVPERLVL, from the exons ATGAATAATCAGAGGCTACCCGACAACTACCAGACACCGGTGAGACCCAG TGTTCAAAGAGCCGTACACGAGGCACAAAGTCAGATGGCTGCCGCCAGAAGCAGTGCGCAGTCAGGCAGCAGTCCTGTGag TGTGTTCGGCATGATTCGTACGACAGAAAATCAGTTCGGAGGAAGGTCAAACAGCACAGTGTCACCAAATTCTAACGCCTG CAACTTGGAACATGAGGCAGATTTTCAGACGTCAACTAGCAGAAACAGCGCTGCTCACCTGAATTGTGGTCCAAGATG TACCTTTTGCATTAAAAATAGAGAGCATGACAATTCGGGAGGCATCACGAACAGCATCACGTTACTGAATCCTAGTTCCAG CAGCATTTTCGGCGTCATACGTACGGCAGAAGGTTGTTTGGAAAGCAGTGCAAATCGAGACACGTCACCGAATTCTAGCACCAG ttccatagattcagagAGAGATGTTGACCAGCCCACCGAAAAACTGCCACCACCGAAAGACATAGATCTCAGAGAGTCCCAGAACGAATCGGAAGTAAAGGCCTCAAATTCCAAACTTCAAGTCcgagggggtaaaaagaagagACTAGCAAGACAGCAACCCTTAAGCCAACCTCATCGTTACCCCAAAAGGAATCGAAAAGTCCCAGAAAGGCTTGTGCTGTAA